Proteins encoded by one window of Kwoniella dejecticola CBS 10117 chromosome 9, complete sequence:
- a CDS encoding phosphoenolpyruvate carboxykinase (ATP): MVHGRHAHDENEGNQFLGKELKYFSQAGFDLDRIHIKRNAPIASLYEDAILNEGAVISSSGALINFSGKKTGRSPKDKRIVYEETSKDDVWWGPVNIKMDEHTFEINRERAIDYLNTRENVYVFDGFAGWDPKYRIKVRVIASRAYHALFMHNMLIRPTAEELENFGEPDFIIYNAGQFPANRFTTGMTSTTSVEVNFKRMEMVILGTEYAGEMKKGIFSVMHYLQPVKFGQLSLHSSANQAKGDNGDVTLFFGLSGTGKTTLSADPNRLLIGDDEHVWSDTGVFNIEGGCYAKTINLSAEKEPEIYNAIRFGSILENVVYNPADRVPDYDDVSITENTRCAYPIEAIPNAKIPCIADRQPSNIIMLTCDAFGVLPPVSRLTPEQAQYHFVAGYTSKTPGTEDGIAEPSPTFSTCYGQPFIILHPGRYAKMLAERMEKNKVDCWLINTGWTGGKFGTGKRCPLKYTRAIVDAIHNGSLAKAEFENFPIFNLAIPKAVEGVPSEILDPAKVWPSKDAFNAEIQKLGGMFQKAFSKYEADITADVKNAGPIL; this comes from the exons ATGGTACACGGAAGACACGCACACGACGAGAACGAGGGTAATCAATTCTTGGGTAAAGAATTGAAGTACTTCTCTCAAGCTGGTTTCGACCTCGACAGAATCCacatcaag CGAAATGCTCCCATCGCTTCCCTCTACGAAGATGCCATTCTCAACGAAGGTGCCGTCATCTCCTCCAGTGGCGCATTGATCAACTTCTCCGGAAAGAAGACAGGTAGAAGTCCTAAGGATAAGCGAATCGTGTACGAGGAGACCAGTAAGGATGATGTATGGTGGGGTCCCGTGAACATCAAGATGGA TGAACACACCTTCGAGATCAACCGTGAACGAGCCATTGATTACCTTAACACCCGAGAAAACGTCTACGTCTTTGACGGTTTTGCTGGATGGGATCCCAAATACCGAATCAAAGTCCGGGTCATCGCTTCTCGAGCATACCACGCCTTGTTCATGCACAACATGTTGATTCGACCTACCGCTGAAGAACTTGAAAACTTTGGTGAACCAGACTTCATAATTTACAATGCCGGTCAATTCCCTGCCAATCGATTCACCACCGGTATGACCTCGACGACCTCGGTAGAAGTCAACTTCAAGCGAATGGAGATGGTCATCCTTGGTACCGAGTACGCGggtgagatgaagaagggtatctTCTCGGTCATGCACTACTTGCAACCTGTCAAATTTGGTCAACTCTCCCTTCACTCCTCGGCAAATCAAGCCAAAGGCGACAATGGCGATGTCACCCTGTTCTTCGGTCTCTCTGGTACCGGTAAAACCACTCTGTCTGCCGATCCCAACCGTCTGCTGATTGGTGATGACGAGCACGTCTGGTCAGACACCGGTGTGTTCAACATCGAAGGTGGTTGTTACGCCAAGACCATCAACTTGTCCGCCGAGAAAGAACCTGAGATCTACAACGCTATCAGATTCGGTTCTATCCTTGAAAACGTAGTCTACAACCCTGCCGACCGAGTGCCAGATTACGACGATGTCTCCATCACCGAGAACACCCGATGCGCCTATCCTATCGAAGCTATCCCCAATGCTAAGATCCCATGTATCGCCGACCGACAACCATCTAACATTATCATGTTGACTTGTGATGCCTTCGGTGTCTTACCGCCTGTCTCTCGATTGACACCCGAACAAGCTCAATACCACTTCGTAGCCGGTTACACATCGAAAACACCAGGTACAGAAGACGGTATTGCTGAACCCTCGCCTACCTTCTCGACATGTTACGGACAGCCATTCATTATCTTGCACCCGGGTAGATACGCCAAGATGCTTGCTGAGCGAatggagaagaacaaggtcgaCTGTTGGTTGATCAACACCGGATGGACCGGTGGAAAATTCGGTACCGGAAAGCGATGTCCCCTGAAGTACACTCGAGCCATCGTCGATGCTATCCACAATGGATCTTTGGCCAAAGCCGAATTCGAGAACTTCCCAATCTTCAACCTTGCCATTCCCAAAGCCGTCGAGGGTGTCCCATCAGAAATCCTTGACCCGGCCAAGGTGTGGCCATCAAAGGACGCTTTCAACGCTGAGATCCAAAAATTGGGTGGCATGTTCCAAAAAGCCTTCTCGAAATACGAAGCAGATATCACTGCCGATGTCAAGAACGCCGGTCCTATCCTCTAA
- a CDS encoding sulfate adenylyltransferase yields MANAPHGGVLKDLVKRDAPQHSQLLEEARTLGDIFLTERQLCDLELILNGGFSPLEGFMTERDYISVRDTLRLEPVHGQRQGTLFSMPITLDVSKEDIARLSLQEGARVALRDPRDDAALAILTVSDIYTPDKHLEAENVMGADDIAHPAVAYLHNNVKEFYVGGKVQAIAAPTHYDYVPLRYTPSELRAHFHKLAWRKVVAFQTRNPMHRAHRELTVRAARQRRANVLIHPVVGLTKPGDVDHYTRVRAYQALMPSYPEGMAHLALLPLAMRMAGPREAVWHAIIRKNFGATHFIVGRDHAGPGKNSQGKDFYGPYDAQELVTQFKDELSIEMVPFQAMTYLPGTDEYQPVDEVPKGTVTADISGTELRKRLRTGAAIPDWFSYTGVVKVLRDSYPPRPQQGFTILISGLHNSGKDTIARALQVTLQQQGSRSVSLLLGEELRGDLDPKINRAITPEQKHINLQRIAFVASELTKSGAAVIAAPVAPYEKSRQAMKKIVNGNFFLVHVATPLEWCEKVDRRGLYKRARSGELKNLTGVDDIYEPPTDADLVCDLRNDTVPEIVHSIIMLLEGENLI; encoded by the exons ATGGCCAACGCTCCTCACGGTGGTGTTCTCAAAGACTTGGTGAAGAGGGATGCTCCTCAACACTCTCAATTGCTCGAAGAAGCCCGAACTCTGGGTGATATCTTCCTTaccgag CGACAATTATGTGATCTCGAGCTTATCCTCAACGGTGGTTTCTCCCCTCTCGAAGGATTCATGACCGAAAGAGACTATATCTC TGTACGAGACACCCTCCGACTTGAGCCGGTCCATGGTCAACGACAAGGTACCCTTTTCTCTATGCCCATCACCCTCGATGTCTCCAAGGAGGATATCGCTAGATTAAGTCTGCAAGAAGGTGCTAGAGTCGCTTTGAGAGATCCTCGAGATGATGCTGCTCTGGCCATCTTGACTG TCTCTGACATCTACACACCCGACAAGCACctcgaagctgagaacgTCATGGGTGCCGACGACATCGCCCACCCAGCTGTAGCTTACTTGCACAACAACGTCAAGGAGTTCTACGTCGGTGGTAAAGTCCAAGCTATCGCTGCTCCTACACACTACGACTATGTCCCATTACGATACACCCCTTCCGAACTTCGAGCCCACTTCCACAAATTGGCTTGGAGAAAGGTCGTCGCTTTCCAAACTCGAAACCCAATGCACCGAGCTCACAGAGAATTGACCGTCCGAGCCGCCCGACAAAGACGAGCCAACGTCCTCATCCACCCTGTCGTCGGTCTTACCAAGCCTGGAGATGTCGACCACTACACCCGAGTCCGAGCTTACCAAGCTCTCATGCCTTCTTACCCCGAAGGTATGGCTCATTTGGCCCTTTTGCCCCTCGCTATGCGAATGGCTGGTCCAAGAGAAGCTGTTTGGCACGCTATCATCAGAAAGAACTTTGGTGCTACCCACTTC ATTGTCGGACGAGACCACGCTGGACCAGGTAAAAACTCGCAAGGCAAAGACTTCTACGGCCCATACGATGCCCAAGAACTCGTTACTCAATTCAAGGACGAGTTGTCCATCGAAATGGTTCCTTTCCAAGCTATGACCTACTTGCCAGGTACCGACGAATACCAACCGGTCGACGAAGTCCCCAAGGGCACAGTCACCGCCGATATCTCCGGTACCGAGCTCCGAAAGAGACTTCGAACGGGTGCTGCTATCCCAGACTGGTTCTCTTACACCGGTGTCGTCAAGGTATTGAGAGATTCTTACCCTCCCAGACCTCAACAAGGATTCACCATCCTCATTAGCGGTTTGCACAACTCCGGAAAAGACACTATCGCGCGAGCATTACAAGTCACCCTTCAACAACAGGGCTCGAGATCCGTTTCTTTGTTATTGGGCGAAGAATTGAGAGGTGATTTGGACCCAAAGATAAATAGAGCTATCACACCTGAACAGAAACACATCAACTTGCAACGAATCGCTTTCGTGGCTTCCGAACTTACGAAATCTGGTGCGGCCGTCATCGCTGCGCCTGTGGCACCGTATGAGAAGTCCAgacaagcgatgaagaagatcgtcaaCGGtaacttcttcttggtgCACGTTGCCACCCCCTTAGAATGGTGTGAGAAGGTAGACAGACGAGGATTATACAAGAGAGCTAGATCCGGAGAATTGAAGAACTTGACTGGAGTAGATGATATCTACGAACCACCCACAGACGCGGATTTGGTCTGTGATCTTAGAAATGACACTGTTCCTGAAATCGTTCACT ccatcatcatgcttctcGAGGGTGAGAACCTTATCTAA